One window of the Salvia miltiorrhiza cultivar Shanhuang (shh) chromosome 6, IMPLAD_Smil_shh, whole genome shotgun sequence genome contains the following:
- the LOC130991014 gene encoding uncharacterized protein LOC130991014 → MLYGGSRARGSIALPLLTRPTPEFQFASPELLQRLGRSGAAVSCPLNGRSGPGNRGWGRTAVRGAEAGEDLVVLAAELGGFAAETLDLKRCSRIRRRRGAAWCTEAVASKSEYYTEDDFLDGLSCCHGLGELLFRSSGTRVLEPHSFLWGASCGTRVLELVKKHNSPGLLWKRIKLTSTRKANAKKRLRRVWQNEAVLRAYAETPPQEVSRAEGSGNIAKDNQSPQG, encoded by the exons ATGCTCT ACGGAGGGAGCCGCGCACGCGGCAGCATTGCTCTGCCACTACTCACTCGCCCCACCCCTGAATTCCAATTCGCCTCGCCGGAGTTGTTGCAGCGGCTGGGCAGATCTGGCGCGGCCGTGAGCTGCCCACTGAACGGCAGATCTGGTCCGGGCAATAGAGGATGGGGTCGGACGGCGGTACGTGGCGCGGAGGCTGGTGAGGATCTGGTGGTTCTGGCGGCGGAGCTAGGGGGTTTTGCTGCGGAAACCCTAGATCTGAAGCGGTGTTCTCGGATTCGACGGCGACGTGGTGCTGCGTGGTGCACGGAGGCTG TTGCATCCAAGAGCGAATACTATACTGAAGATGATTTTCTGGACGGCCTTTCTTGTTGTCATGGGCTTGGTGAGTTGCTGTTTAGAAGCTCTGGAACCAGAGTGCTGGAGCCTCACTCGTTCCTTTGGGGTGCATCCTGTGGAACCAGAGTGCTGGAGCTCGTGAAGAAACATAATTCTCCCGGCCTTCTATGGAAGAGAATAAAGCTCACTTCCACCCGTAAAGCCAATGCTAAGAAACGCCTTCGTCGCGTTTGGCAGAATGAAGCTGTTTTGCGGGCATATGCTGAGACACCTCCCCAGGAAGTATCACGGGCTGAAGGTAGTGGAAATATTGCCAAGGATAACCAAAGCCCCCAAGGTTAG